A window of the Juglans microcarpa x Juglans regia isolate MS1-56 chromosome 5D, Jm3101_v1.0, whole genome shotgun sequence genome harbors these coding sequences:
- the LOC121265214 gene encoding heterogeneous nuclear ribonucleoprotein 1-like gives MEMEPGKLFIGGISWDTNEDRLREYFQSFGVVVEAEIMKDRATGRARGFGFVVFADPVVAERVVMEKHVIDGRTVEAKKAVPRDDQNILSRKNGSMHGSPGPARTKKIFVGGLASTVTESNFKKYFDQFGTITDVVVMYDHNTQRPRGFGFITYDSEEAVEKVLYKTFHELNGKLVEVKRAVPKELSPGPSRGQMGGYNYGLSRVRSLLNGYAQGYNPSSVGGYGHRVDGRFSPVTAGRSGSPSFSPGYGTGLNIEPGLSLSYGGNANLSSNLGFGRVLNPLYSGNSNRNVNPVGYGVGNGGNSSVLSSVSRNLLGNGSLNYATNSANSTALLGLRNGSSGIDSFGKIGTLWSSSPNSGQGGGAGTTYSSDYLSYGSGEVNCGSGGMGYGRNSGTGVSPVSSNAASNGGYIGSYGLFYGDPTWQSSPPEPEGSGSFGYGLGNAASDVLSKNSDDYVGLYSVTNRQSYKGIAV, from the exons ATGGAAATGGAGCCTGGAAAGCTTTTCATTGGTGGAATATCTTGGGACACAAATGAAGACCGTCTTCGAGAGTATTTCCAGTCTTTTGGAGTAGTAGTTGAAGCTGAGATAATGAAGGATCGAGCCACAGGTCGTGCCCGTGGTTTCggttttgttgtttttgcaGACCCTGTTGTTGCAGAAAGAGTTGTTATGGAAAAGCATGTGATAGATGGCAGAACT GTTGAAGCAAAAAAAGCTGTTCCTAGAGATGATCAGAACATTCTGAGCAGAAAAAATGGCAGCATGCATGGGTCTCCTGGTCCTGCCCGTACAAAGAAGATATTTGTAGGAGGATTAGCATCCACAGTCACAGAGAGCAATTTTAAGAAGTACTTCGATCAATTTGGTACAATAACAGATGTGGTGGTGATGTATGACCATAATACGCAAAGGCCAAGAGGATTTGGGTTCATTACATATGATTCAGAGGAAGCAGTGGAGAAAGTATTGTACAAAACCTTTCATGAACTCAATGGCAAACTGGTTGAAGTTAAAAGAGCTGTCCCCAAAGAACTATCTCCAGGGCCAAGTCGGGGTCAAATGGGTGGATATAACTATGGTCTGAGTAGAGTTAGAAGCTTACTTAATGGCTACGCTCAAGGATACAATCCAAGCTCAGTCGGAGGCTATGGACATAGAGTGGATGGTAGATTTAGTCCAGTTACAGCTGGTCGTAGTGGATCTCCTTCATTCAGTCCTGGATATGGGACAGGATTGAATATTGAGCCCGGATTGAGTCTAAGCTATGGGGGAAATGCAAACCTTAGTTCTAACCTTGGTTTTGGACGGGTTTTGAACCCTTTATATAGTGGAAATTCGAATAGGAATGTTAACCCTGTTGGATATGGTGTGGGAAATGGGGGGAATAGTTCAGTCTTAAGTTCGGTAAGCCGTAATCTGTTGGGGAATGGGAGTCTTAATTATGCTACTAACTCTGCAAACTCCACTGCTCTGCTGGGCCTCAGAAATGGAAGTTCAGGAATAGATTCTTTTGGCAAGATTGGAACACTTTGGAGTTCCTCTCCTAACTCAGGTCAAGGGGGAGGTGCTGGTACCACCTACAGTAGTGACTATCTTAGTTATGGCAGTGGAGAAGTCAACTGTGGTTCAGGAGGGATGGGTTATGGAAGAAACAGTGGAACTGGCGTTTCACCGGTGTCATCAAATGCTGCATCAAATGGTGGTTACATTGGATCCTATGGTTTGTTTTATGGGGACCCAACTTGGCAATCTTCACCTCCAGAACCGGAGGGGTCTGGCTCATTTGGTTATGGGCTTGGAAATGCAGCTTCTGATGTTTTAAGTAAAAACTCTGATGATTATGTGGGTCTTTATAGTGTTACCAATAGACAATCATACAAAG